The following is a genomic window from Aeromonas sp. FDAARGOS 1405.
TCGATCTTGGACATGCTGAGGTTATGGCGATCCAGCTCCTTCTCGAACAGCTCGCGACCGGCCACGATATTCTTGTCCCGATCCAGTTTTCTGAACCAGGTCGCCACCTTGGCCCGCGCCCGGCTGGAGCGCAGGAAGCCGGCGTTGGGGTTCATCCAGTCGCGGCTCGGGTTCGGCTCTTTCTGGGTGATCACCTCCACCTGATCGCCGGTCTGCAGCGCGTAGGTGAACGGCACGATGCGGCCGTCAATCTTGGCGCCGATGCAACGGTGGCCGATCATGCTGTGGACGTGATAGGCAAAATCGAGCGGGGTGGCGCCCGCCGGCAAGTCGATGACATCCCCTTTCGGGGTGAAGACGTAGACCCTGTCCTCGAACACCTGACTGCGCAGATCTTCCAGCAGGGAGCCGCTCTCGGAGAGATCCTCCTGCCAGGCGAGCAGCTTGCGCAACCACTCGATCTTGTCTTCGAAGGTGTTGGCCTTGCCGCCAGCCTGTGCCCCTTCCTTGTAGCGCCAGTGCGCCGCGACGCCGAGCTCGGCATCCTGATGCATCTGGTCGGTACGGATCTGGATCTCGACCGTCTTGCCCTCAGGCCCCACCACTACGGTGTGAATTGACTGGTAGCCGTTGGGTTTAGGGTTGGCGACATAGTCGTCAAACTCGCGGGGAATGTGGTGGAACTGGGTATGGACGATACCGAGCGCCGCATAGCAATCCTGCAGCCGCTTGGTCACTACCCGCACCGCGCGCACGTCGAACAACTCGTTGAATTCGAGGTGCTTCTTCTGCATCTTGCGCCAGATGCTGTAGATGTGTTTCGGGCGGCCGTACACCTCGGCGTCAACTCCCGCCTCTTTCAGCCCATTACGCAGGGATTGCACAAACTCGCGGATATAGCGCTCGCGGTCGAGCCGCTTCTCGTCGAGCTGCTTGGCGATCTGCTTGTAGGTATCCGGGTGCAGGTAACGGAAGGCGAGATCTTCCAGCTCCCACTTGAGCTGGCCGATGCCCAGACGGTTGGCGAGCGGCGCATAGATATTGGTGATCTCCTGAGCCATCAGCACCCGGGTCTCTTCATCTGCCGTCTTCGCTTCCCGCAGGCAGGCGATCCGCTCCGCCAGCTTGATCACCACGGCGCGCACATCCTCGACCATGGCAAGCAACATGCGACGCACGTTGTCGACCTGCTCCGGCGAGGTTTCGCTGCGATGGAGGGTTTGCAGGGAGCGGATGGCTTCCATCTCCAGCACCCCTTCCACCAGCTTGGCGATCTTGGAGCCGAAATCCTCGTCCATCCGCTCCTGGCTGATGAGACCGGCTTCGACGAAGGGGTAGATGATGGCCGCTTTGAGGGTGCCGATATCCATGCTGAGCATCTGCAGAATGCCCACCATTTCGATGCCGCGCACCAGCAGCTTGCTGGTCAGCGCCTCGTCACCGAGCGTCAGACAATACTGGTAGACGGTTCGCAGCTGATCCTTTTCACTGTCACTCAAGGAGAGCGAGCTGACCCACTCTTCCAGGGTGA
Proteins encoded in this region:
- the relA gene encoding GTP diphosphokinase yields the protein MVAVRDIHLKDNFTLEEWVSSLSLSDSEKDQLRTVYQYCLTLGDEALTSKLLVRGIEMVGILQMLSMDIGTLKAAIIYPFVEAGLISQERMDEDFGSKIAKLVEGVLEMEAIRSLQTLHRSETSPEQVDNVRRMLLAMVEDVRAVVIKLAERIACLREAKTADEETRVLMAQEITNIYAPLANRLGIGQLKWELEDLAFRYLHPDTYKQIAKQLDEKRLDRERYIREFVQSLRNGLKEAGVDAEVYGRPKHIYSIWRKMQKKHLEFNELFDVRAVRVVTKRLQDCYAALGIVHTQFHHIPREFDDYVANPKPNGYQSIHTVVVGPEGKTVEIQIRTDQMHQDAELGVAAHWRYKEGAQAGGKANTFEDKIEWLRKLLAWQEDLSESGSLLEDLRSQVFEDRVYVFTPKGDVIDLPAGATPLDFAYHVHSMIGHRCIGAKIDGRIVPFTYALQTGDQVEVITQKEPNPSRDWMNPNAGFLRSSRARAKVATWFRKLDRDKNIVAGRELFEKELDRHNLSMSKIDKGNMLRRFNLESTDDLLAGIGSGDIRINQVLNYLDTCYNKPTAEEEDRRLLEKLEQKANAPMRHKPKDHIVVEGVGNLMTHIARCCQPIPGDSIQGFITMGRGVSIHREDCEQLKELSRRNPERLIDAVWGENYSGGYGLTIRIISNDRSGLLRDITTVLANEKINVMGVRSRSNVREQTAEIDMELEIYNINAFNRALAKLSQLNDVISAKRL